In Helianthus annuus cultivar XRQ/B chromosome 8, HanXRQr2.0-SUNRISE, whole genome shotgun sequence, a single genomic region encodes these proteins:
- the LOC110869505 gene encoding uncharacterized protein LOC110869505: protein MANQDFEERTDAGAYFVSSTGGAGSGSVESSTRVQKGATQQSMLRFLNSKVDNEEGPKVEEKMTPAVTKEQRNKVCLDIGRFFYENRIHFNVATSTSFASMLRSVGNYGRGLKPPTMYELRTWILQEEVNTTKALVAGIKDTWKSTGVSLLSDGCSDMRNRSLINFLVNNPHGTVFLKTVDASDCIKNADKLFELLDAVIEEIGEDNVVQVVTDNASAYKKAGELLMEKRKSLYWTPYAAHCIDLMLEKITELTQLKRALIKAKKLATSFITISGTITTNVFSREWNSCAWAKKADGIEALVEVLRIVDGERSPAMAFIYGAMDECKEKIASNFDNKESSYKEIWDIIDEKW, encoded by the exons ATGGCTAATCAG GATTTTGAAGAGAGAACTGATGCTGGAGCATACTTTGTAAGTAGTACTGGTGGAGCTGGAAGTGGGAGTGTTGAATCTTCTACACGTGTTCAAAAGGGTGCAACGCAACAAAGTATGCTTAGATTTTTGAATTCCAAAGTAGACAATGAGGAAGGACCAAAGGTGGAAGAAAAGATGACACCAGCTGTTACTAAAGAGCAACGCAACAAAGTTTGTTTAGACATTGGAAGATTTTTTTATGAGAACAGAATCCATTTTAATGTTGCAACAAGTACTTCATTCGCTAGCATGCTCCGATCAGTTGGTAACTATGGTCGAGGATTGAAACCTCCAACCATGTATGAGTTGAGGACTTGGATACTGCAAGAAGAAGTAAATACAACAAAAGCACTTGTGGCAGGCATAAAAGATACATGGAAGAGTACTGGAGTGTCGTTGTTATCAGATGGTTGCTCTGATATGAGAAATAGAAGTCTCATCAACTTTTTGGTGAACAATCCACATGGTACAGTTTTCTTGAAGACGGTTGATGCATCCGATTGTATCAAGAATGCTGACAAATTATTTGAGTTGCTTGATGCGGTGATTGAAGAAATTGGTGAAGACAATGTTGTTCAAGTCGTGACTGATAATGCAAGTGCATACAAAAAGGCTGGAGAGTTGTTGATGGAGAAGAGGAAATCTTTGTATTGGACCCCATATGCTGCTCATTGCATTGACTTAATGCTTGAGAAAATTACGGAGTTGACCCAACTAAAAAGAGCTTTGATTAAAGCAAAAAAATTAGCTACTTCATTTATAACCATCAGTGG AACCATTACAACAAATGTTTTTTCAAGGGAATGGAATAGTTGTGCTTGGGCAAAGAAAGCTGATGGAATTGAG GCACTTGTCGAGGTTTTGAGGATTGTTGATGGGGAGCGGTCACCGGCTATGGCTTTTATTTATGGTGCGATGGATGAATGCAAGGAAAAAATTGCAAGTAACTTTGATAATAAAGAGTCTTCTTATAAAGAGATTTGGGATATCATTGATGAAAAATGGTAA
- the LOC110869504 gene encoding uncharacterized protein LOC110869504: MDRLVKNEEVYMKIESQLDDYKYKRGLFGHRASLRSYMDRVPITWWDNYGDEVLELKAFATKILGLTCSASACERNLSTFNQVHTKRRNRLGTDRMNKLVYVMYNRRLKQKFINKTNLKDDEDPIVADEVLSDNEWIANPSGDEDEDGMVGVGRSNEEEGESSSRRKKKRVINLVDEDDDADLNTPNEKFEEEDDDDAEWNEYYDI, translated from the exons ATGGATAGACTTGTTAAAAATGAGGAAGTCTATATGAAGATTGAATCTCAACTTGATGATTACAAATACAAGAGAGGATTGTTTGGACATAGAGCTTCTCTCCGCTCATATATGGATCGTGTACCAA TTACATGGTGGGACAATTATGGAGATGAAGTTCTGGAACTAAAAGCCTTCGCGACGAAGATATTGGGTCTTACTTGTTCAGCTTCGGCTTGTGAACGTAATTTGAGTACGTTCAATCAAGTTCATACAAAAAGAAGAAATCGGCTGGGCACGGATAGGATGAACAAGTTGGTGTACGTTATGTACAATAGGAGATTGAAGCAAAAGTTTATAAATAAGACGAATCTAAAAGATGATGAAGACCCGATAGTTGCCGATGAGGTTTTGTCAGATAATGAGTGGATAGCCAACCCGAGTggggatgaagatgaagatggcaTGGTTGGAGTTGGCAGATCAAATGAGGAAGAAGGTGAGAGCTCATCTAGGAGGAAAAAGAAAAGAGTTATTAATTTGGTTGATGAAGATGACGATGCCGATCTAAATACGCCAAATGAAAAGTTTGAggaggaagatgatgatgatgcggAGTGGAACGAGTATTATGATATTTAG